The following are encoded together in the Acidimicrobiales bacterium genome:
- a CDS encoding SCP2 sterol-binding domain-containing protein — protein MAYQFLSDEWVAAARKLREEAGGQGSAGAPVKMNLVITDVPFGEGTVEAHMDSTSGEVDMDFGHLEGPDVTVTLDFVTAKAMMVDADPQAAMQAFMAGKIKLQGDMTKALALQSGTPDPELTKKIQEITAP, from the coding sequence GTGGCATACCAGTTCCTGTCCGACGAATGGGTAGCTGCGGCGCGCAAGCTCCGTGAAGAGGCGGGTGGCCAAGGCTCCGCCGGCGCGCCCGTGAAGATGAACCTCGTCATCACCGACGTCCCGTTCGGCGAGGGCACTGTCGAAGCCCACATGGACTCCACCAGCGGTGAGGTCGACATGGACTTCGGTCACCTCGAGGGGCCCGACGTGACCGTCACGCTCGACTTCGTCACCGCCAAGGCGATGATGGTCGACGCCGACCCGCAGGCCGCCATGCAGGCGTTCATGGCCGGGAAGATCAAGCTCCAGGGCGACATGACCAAGGCGCTCGCCCTGCAGTCGGGTACGCCCGACCCGGAGCTCACCAAGAAGATCCAGGAGATCACCGCTCCCTGA
- a CDS encoding TetR family transcriptional regulator codes for MTSTRQLTAQGIERKQQLFDAAASLFAEQGYASTRVVDIVDAAGVAKGLFYWYFENKEALFSELAEDIRHKLRRTQRAAMDRHAPALTRVAQGTVASVRFMAEHASFFSLLEVEARSVAAALRQGTEQHLGDVKALILAGQADGTITKDDDADLLALAVVGAVGQFSHFHRTGRVDLGLDELANYVARLVVRILTSDERTAIQSVKQALRPKSA; via the coding sequence ATGACCAGCACACGCCAGCTCACTGCACAGGGCATCGAACGGAAGCAGCAGCTCTTCGACGCGGCCGCGTCGCTCTTCGCCGAGCAGGGCTACGCGTCGACGCGGGTGGTCGACATCGTCGACGCCGCCGGTGTCGCCAAGGGCCTCTTCTACTGGTACTTCGAGAACAAGGAAGCGCTCTTCAGCGAGCTCGCCGAGGACATCCGCCACAAGCTGCGGCGCACCCAGCGGGCCGCCATGGACCGCCATGCGCCGGCGCTCACCCGCGTCGCCCAGGGCACCGTCGCCAGCGTCCGCTTCATGGCCGAGCACGCCTCGTTCTTCTCGCTGCTCGAGGTCGAGGCCCGCAGCGTGGCCGCCGCCCTGCGCCAGGGCACCGAGCAGCACCTGGGCGACGTGAAGGCGCTGATCCTCGCCGGGCAGGCCGACGGCACGATCACCAAGGACGACGACGCCGACCTGCTCGCCCTCGCCGTCGTCGGCGCGGTGGGCCAGTTCAGCCACTTCCACCGCACCGGCCGCGTCGACCTGGGCCTCGACGAGCTGGCCAACTACGTCGCCCGCCTGGTGGTGCGCATCCTGACCTCCGACGAGCGCACGGCGATCCAGTCGGTCAAGCAGGCGCTGAGGCCCAAGTCGGCCTGA
- a CDS encoding 4Fe-4S dicluster-binding protein, which produces MGAATRAERLTSRERNPKWQNVPLRIDMDICINCDTCIRHCPPQFGAIFNFGMDVVIVPELCSGCGKCLDPCPVDCIYDDPEWEAAPIDWWELPARDDPYR; this is translated from the coding sequence ATGGGGGCTGCGACACGAGCCGAGCGACTGACCTCCCGTGAGCGCAACCCGAAGTGGCAGAACGTCCCGCTGCGCATCGACATGGACATCTGCATCAACTGCGACACGTGCATCCGGCACTGCCCGCCGCAGTTCGGCGCCATCTTCAACTTCGGGATGGACGTGGTGATCGTGCCCGAGCTGTGCTCCGGGTGCGGGAAGTGCCTCGACCCCTGCCCGGTCGACTGCATCTACGACGACCCCGAGTGGGAGGCCGCCCCAATCGACTGGTGGGAGCTCCCGGCCAGGGACGACCCCTACCGGTAG